Proteins encoded by one window of Chryseobacterium sp. POL2:
- a CDS encoding GH3 auxin-responsive promoter family protein, with translation MLGFLKKKIAKIWAKKHVAKTHDFKTNAVAQQEALLLDLIKTADKTLFGRSHQFETIQSIGDFQKQVPISDYEDLRPYIEKIKKGQAKILWSGLPEYFAKTSGTTSGAKYIPISKEAMPYQIAAAQSAIFHYIAKKDNADFVNGKMIFLQGSPELEEVNGIKTGRLSGIVAHHIPNYLQKNRLPSWETNCIEDWEAKVDKIVEETEYENMTLISGIPPWLIMYFEKLTEKHGKKISQIFPNLQLIITGGVNYEPYREKMNDLLGKPVDIVQTFPASEGFFAFQDDFEKEGLLLLTNHGIFYEFVPLEDFGKPEAKRLTLKDIELNKDYALILTTNSGLWAYSIGDVVRFIDKHPHRILVSGRTKHFTSAFGEHVIAYEVEEAMKATVEKHPCQITEFHLAPQVNPVEGLPYHEWFIEFDKEPESLEQFRLELDQQLRARNTYYDDLIAGNILQTLKIKNLKKNAFQDYAKSEGKLGGQNKIPRLANDRKIAEFLKKLS, from the coding sequence ATGTTAGGATTTTTAAAGAAAAAAATTGCCAAAATTTGGGCAAAAAAACATGTTGCCAAAACACATGATTTTAAAACGAATGCTGTCGCACAACAAGAAGCTTTACTCTTAGATTTAATTAAAACTGCCGATAAAACCTTATTCGGACGTAGTCATCAGTTTGAAACGATACAGTCGATTGGCGATTTTCAAAAGCAAGTTCCGATTTCGGATTACGAAGATCTTCGCCCTTATATTGAAAAAATAAAAAAAGGTCAAGCCAAAATCCTTTGGTCAGGACTTCCAGAATATTTTGCGAAAACTTCTGGAACCACTTCGGGCGCGAAATATATCCCGATTTCTAAAGAAGCAATGCCTTACCAAATTGCTGCCGCGCAAAGTGCCATTTTCCATTATATTGCTAAAAAAGATAACGCAGATTTCGTAAACGGGAAAATGATTTTTTTGCAAGGTTCGCCAGAACTAGAAGAAGTGAATGGGATAAAAACAGGGCGACTTTCTGGGATTGTGGCACATCATATTCCTAATTATTTACAGAAAAACAGATTGCCAAGTTGGGAAACCAATTGTATCGAAGATTGGGAAGCCAAAGTGGATAAAATTGTGGAAGAAACGGAATATGAGAATATGACTTTGATTTCCGGGATTCCGCCCTGGTTGATTATGTATTTTGAAAAGTTGACCGAGAAACATGGTAAAAAGATTTCACAAATTTTTCCGAATCTTCAATTGATTATTACAGGTGGTGTTAATTATGAGCCTTATCGTGAAAAAATGAATGATCTTTTGGGAAAACCTGTAGATATTGTACAGACATTTCCTGCTTCGGAAGGGTTTTTCGCTTTTCAAGATGATTTTGAAAAAGAAGGCTTGTTGTTGTTGACCAATCATGGAATTTTTTACGAGTTCGTGCCTTTGGAAGATTTTGGAAAACCAGAGGCTAAACGCTTAACTTTAAAAGATATTGAACTCAATAAAGATTACGCATTGATTCTTACAACCAATTCTGGATTGTGGGCCTATTCTATTGGTGATGTTGTGCGTTTTATTGACAAGCATCCACACCGCATTTTGGTAAGTGGAAGAACCAAACATTTTACGTCTGCTTTCGGTGAACATGTTATCGCTTACGAAGTTGAAGAAGCCATGAAAGCAACGGTCGAAAAACACCCATGCCAAATCACAGAGTTCCATCTGGCGCCACAAGTAAATCCTGTAGAAGGTTTGCCTTATCACGAATGGTTTATCGAGTTTGATAAAGAACCGGAAAGTTTAGAACAATTTAGATTAGAACTGGATCAACAATTAAGAGCACGGAATACCTATTATGATGATTTGATTGCTGGAAATATTCTTCAAACTTTAAAAATTAAAAATTTAAAGAAAAATGCTTTCCAAGATTATGCAAAATCCGAAGGCAAGTTGGGAGGACAAAATAAAATTCCTAGATTGGCTAATGACCGGAAAATTGCTGAATTTTTAAAAAAATTGAGTTAA
- the rplU gene encoding 50S ribosomal protein L21, whose amino-acid sequence MFAIVEIAGLQYKVEQDQKLFVNRLAGEKGAKVSFDKVLMTVNGAVTVGAPAVSGITVEVEILDHVQADKVIIFKKKRRKGYAKKNGHRQQLTQIQIVSITGFDGEKKAKPAKKASKKEETSAE is encoded by the coding sequence ATGTTTGCAATTGTAGAAATAGCAGGGCTTCAATACAAAGTTGAGCAAGACCAGAAGTTGTTTGTAAACCGTCTAGCAGGAGAAAAAGGAGCGAAAGTATCTTTCGACAAAGTTCTTATGACTGTTAACGGAGCAGTAACTGTAGGCGCCCCAGCTGTAAGCGGTATCACCGTAGAAGTAGAAATCCTTGACCACGTTCAAGCTGACAAAGTAATCATTTTCAAAAAGAAAAGAAGAAAAGGTTATGCTAAGAAAAACGGTCATAGACAACAATTAACTCAAATCCAAATCGTATCTATCACAGGATTCGACGGTGAGAAAAAAGCTAAACCAGCTAAAAAAGCTTCTAAAAAAGAAGAAACATCAGCTGAATAA